ATTTACGGTGCAGCATACCGAAGCTTTGTTCGACCACATAACGGGTCTTCGACAAATATCGGTTGCGTTTGGTTTGCGCCTCCGTCAGCGGACGGTTGCGGTGGGCTTTGCGCATAATGCCGTCTAACAACTGATGCTCTTTCAGATGTTGCCGGTTTTCCTTGCTGTCGTAGCCTTTGTCGGCATAGACGGTCGTACCTTCGGCAATGCCTTCCAACAAAGACGACAGATGGTTGCACTCATGGACATTGGCGGGGGTAATCTGCAGTTTCCCGATATAGCCTTCCTCATCGGTACGGGTATGTTGTTTGTAACCGAGTCTGTATAAACCGTTTTTCTTTGTCCAACGGGCATCTTTATCTTTGCTCGGTGTGGTTTGGCCGCTGACTTGCCCTTCTTCATCGACTTCTATGGCCTGACGCTGTTTGCTGCCGGCGGTCTGAATAATGGTGGCATCAATGACGGCGGCGGATGCCTTCTCTACTTTTAGGTTTTTTTCGGCCAGTTGTCGGTTAATCAGTTCCAGCAATTCGGACAAGGTGTCGTCTTGCGCCAGCCAGTTGCGGTAGCGGCATAAGGTGCTGTAATCGGGGATGCTCAGTTCGTCAAAACGGCAAAACAGGTTGAAATCGATGCGGGTGATGAGGCTGTGTTCGAGTTCGGGATCGGAGAGGCTGTGCCATTGTCCGAGCAGGACGGCTTTGAACATGGACAACAGGGGATAGGCGGGACGGCCGCGGTGGTCTCTAAGGTAACGGGTTCTTTGACGATTCAGGTATTGTTCGATCGGTTGCCAATCAATCACCTGATCCAACTTCAATAGTGGGAAGCGGTCGATGTGTTTGGCAATCATGGCTTGGGCGGTTTGCTGGAAGAAGGTGCTCATGAGAAATCCCCTAAATGTCTTGGTGGGAATTTAGGGGATTTTGGGGAATTTTGCAAAGGTCTCGGCTTATCACAGCTGTTTCAAATACAAAACCTCAATCCGTCATAAGATTTAAAGCGGAACAGACAAATCAAATTGCTTCAGCAAACCGATGGTTTCATAAACGGGCAGCCCCATCACACCGGTAAAGCTGCCTTGCAAATACTCGACAAACACGCCGCCCAAGCCTTGGATTCCGTATGCACCGGCTTTATCCATCGGTTCGCCGCTTTGAATGTAGGCAAGGATTTCGTCAGGGGATAAGGTTTTGAAACGCACATCGCTGGTTTGCAAGACGCTGCGCGTTTCGCCTTGCCAATACACGCATACGGCAGTCAGCACTTGATGGGTTTGTCCTGACAACTGTCCAAGCATTGCGGCGGCATGCTCTTGGGTTTCGGGTTTGCCGAGGATATGGTTTTGATAGGCAACGGTGGTATCGGCGGTCAGAATGGGAAATTCGGGCGGCGTATCATGTTGTGCAAACCATTGGGCGACGGCAGCAGCGTTCTTTTCGTTCGCCATACGCTGAACATAATCGGCGGCATTTTCGTCAGGAAATGGCGTTTCATCAATATCGGTGGAAATGCGCCGAATTTGGTAGCCTAAGTTTTCAAGGATTTCGCGGCGGCGCGGGCTGCCGGAGGCAAGATAAAGTGTCTGCATAAGTTTTCAGATATTTGAGATACGGATTTTGGGGATTTAATCGATAAGGCGGATAGGCATACGGAAAGGTCGTCTGAAAACTTTCAGACGACCTTTCCAATCGTTAATCGTGTTGATCCAATTGATAAATTTGGGCAACGGCATCGACCAGATTGCTGTTTTCCGAGCCTGCCTTATTGAGGGTTTGAGTGGGAGAGTGGAGGAGTTTGTTGGTCAATTGGATGGAGAGCCGCTCCAATACCTCTTCCGCCGATGCGCCTTTGGCAAGCTGTTTCATCGCATTTTCCAAAACCTGCCTGCGGGCGCGTTCGCCTTCGTCACGCAGGGCGCGGATAAGGGGGACGCTTTGGCGGCTTTGTTGTTGGCGGACAAACTCACCGACCTTTTTCTCCACCATAGCTTCGGCTTCGGCAGCTGCTTTTTGGCGGGCCTCCTTGCCGTTTTGAACGATGCCCATCATGTCGTCAACAGTGTAAAGATAAGCGTCGCCCAGTTCCCCCACTTCGGCTTCGATATCGCGCGGAACGGCAAGGTCGAGCAGAAACATGGGCATATTGAGACGCAGGCGCAATGCGCGTTCCACCATGCCTTTGCCGACCAACGGGAGCTGGCTGGCGGTAGAGGAAACGACGACATCGTATTCGTGCAGGATGTCGGGCAACTCTGTCAGCAGGCAAGGCTCGGCATTTAGTCCGAGTTTGTCGCACAACTCTTGGGCGCGCGGCAGGGTACGGTTGGCAACGGTAATGAGTTTGGGACTTTTGGCGGCGAAATAGGTGGCGACCAATTCAATCATTTCGCCCGCACCGATAAATAGAACGTTCAGATCGCCGATATCGGGAAAAATCTGTTCGGCAAGTTTGACGGATGCGGAAGCCATCGAAACGGAATTCTCGCCGACGGCAGTGTCGGTACGCACTTCTTTGGCAACGGCAAACGTTTTTTGAAACAATGCGTTGAGGTTGGTATTGATGCTTTCTTGTTCTTGGGCGACACGCACGGCATCTTTAATCTGTCCCAAAATCTGCGGCTCGCCCAATACCATAGAATCCAATCCACAGGCGACGCGGAAAGCGTGGCGGATGGTTTCGTTGTTGTCCAAGGTATAAAGATAGGGGCGGATTTCTTCGGCGGGCAGGTTGTGGTATTGCGCCAGCCATTCGATGATTTGCTCGGTTTCGCCGACGCAGTAAAGCTCGGTGCGGTTACAGGTCGATAGAATTACTGCCTCCTTCGCTGCTTTGCTTCGAGCAAGGTTGCGGACGGCTTCGGGCAGGCTTGCTGCGGTGAATGCCAGCTTCTCGCGTATACTCAAAGGCGCAGTTTGGTGGTTGAGTCCGACGGCGGTAAGTTGCATGGGATAAGGGGGAGAGATGGTATGTGTCGGCGGGTATTATAGCTTAACTTGACTTTGAAATGAATGTGTTGGCTTCCAAACAAACAGTGCGATTGGCAAAATTTAGATTACCCGGGGTCGTCTGAAAACATCAGATTCATATAACGAAATCATCTTTAAATCGAACAAACCATTCTTTCCCATTTTCAGACGACCTGATTAAAGTAGCTCCAAACTGAGAATAAGGAGCACCCTATGACTACCACCGCCGACCCGCGCGCCAAACTGCCCGACACCCCGCTTTCCGGCAACGAAGCCCTGAAAGACCGCAGCGACTATCTGCACGGTACCATCAAAGACGATTTGACCGACGACTTTACCGGCGGCTTTACCGCCGACAATTTCCAGCTCATCCGTTTCCACGGCATGTACGAGCAGGACAACCGCGACATCCGCGCCGAGCGTACCGATCAAAAACTCGAACCCTTAAAAAACATGATGTTGCGCTGTCGCTTGCCCGGCGGCATCATCACGCCGGCGCAGTGGTTGGGCATAGACGAATTTGCCGGCGACCACACCATTTACGGCTCCATCCGCCTGACCAACCGCCAAACCTTCCAATACCACGGCATTTTAAAAACCGATTTGAAACTGGCGCACCAGTCCCTGCACAAACTCGGCCTCGATTCCATCGCCACCGCCAGCGACGTCAACCGCAACGTACTCTGCACCAGCAATCCCGTTCAAAGCCCGCTGCACCAAGAAGCCTACGAATGGGCGAAACGCATCAGTATGCACCTCCTGCCGCGCACTATGGCATACGCCGATGTCTGGCTGGACGGCGAAAAAGTGTTCACCACCGAACCGACCGAACCGCGCAACAAAGAAATCGCCGACGATGTCGAGCCGATTTTGGGCAAAACCTATCTGCCGCGCAAATTCAAAACCGCCGTCGTCATCCCGCCTGACAACGATGTGGACATCCATTCCAACGACTTAGGCTTTGTCGCCATTGAAGAAAACGGCAGACTTGTCGGCTTCAACGTCCTTGTTGGCGGCGGGCTTTCCAGCGAACACGGCAACACCAAAACCTATCCCAACACTTCTTACGAATTCGGTTTCGTCCCCCTCGAATATACCCTCAACGCCGCCGAAGCCGTCGTCAGCACCCAGCGCGACTGGGGCAACCGCAGCGACCGCAAAGCCGCGCGCACCCGCTATACCCTCCAGCGCGTCGGCGTCGAAGTGTTCAAAGAAGAAGTCGAAAAGCGCATGGGCATCAAGTTCCAACCCATCCGCCCCTACTCCTTCACCCATCGCGGCGACCACATCGGCTGGGTTAAAGGCCTCGAAGGCAACTGGCACCTGACCCTGTTCATCGAAAACGGCCGCCTGCTCGACTACCCCGGCAGACCGTTGAAAACCGGCGTGCGCGAAATCGCCAAAATCCACCCCGGCGACTTCCGTCTGACCGCCAACCAAAACCTCGTCGTCGCCAACGTTCCGCCCGAGCTGAAAGACACCATAGACAAAATCGCCAAAGAACATGGTCTAATCAGCAAATCCATCACCATCCAGCGCGAAAACTCCATGGCGTGCGTCGCCCTGCCGACCTGTCCGCTGGCGATGGCGGAGGCCGAACGCTTCCTACCGTCGTTCTCCGACAAAATCGACGAAATGTTCGCCAAATACGGCTTGGAAGACGAATACATCGTCCTGCGCGTTACCGGTTGCCCCAACGGCTGCGGCCGCGCCATGCTCGCCGAAATCGGCTTGGTCGGCAAAGCCGTCGGCCGCTACAACCTCTACGCAGGCGGCAACCGCGAAGGCACCCGCATCCCGCGCCTCTTTAAAGAAAACATTACCGAACCCGAAATCCTCGAAATCGTCGACGGCTGGGTCGGCAACTGGGCGCAAAACCGCCTCGACGACGAAGGCTTCGGCGATTTTGCCGTCCGTACCGGCATCGTCAAACCCGTCCTCGATCCACCGCGCGATTTTTGGGCTTGAAAACCTGTTGGCAGATTAAGAAACAAAGTTGGAAATCAAAAGGTCGTCTGAAAACCCGCAATGCTTGTTTTCAGACGACCTTTTGATTGTTTAAACCGACTTATTAAATTATTTCGCAGCCTTAAACGCGTCGGTAACCTGTTTGGACGCGTTCAGCAATTCTTGCGCGCCGCCCGCCGCCAAATAGGTTTCGGGAACGAGGTAAACCACCTGTCCTTTTTTCCATGCGGTCGTTTCGGCGACCAGCGGATTGTTCAACACATCTTTCGCCGCCTGTCCTTCTTCGCCGATGGCTGCGCCCCTGTCAAGGACAAACAGCCAGTCGGGATTTTTCTCTTTCAAGTATTCGAAGCTGACGGGCTGACCGTGGCTGCCTTCTTTGATGGCTTCATCAACGGCCGGAACGCCGATGTCTTTGTGCAGCCAGCCGCCCAGTCGTGAAGACGGACCGAAGGCGGACAGTTTCCCGCCGTTGACCAAAATCACCAAACCTTTGCCTTTACCTTGCGCGGCAGCTTTTGCGGCTTCAAAAGATGCGTCGATTTCCGCCTTCAGCTTGTCGGCTTCCGCCTGTTTGCCGAAGATTTGCGCCAGCGCGTCGATGCGCTCTTTGGCACTGTCTTTGAGGTTGGCGGTATCGGCGGTCATTTCGATGGTTGGCGCAATGGCGTTCAACTTGTCAAACGCTTTGGCTGCGCGGCTGCCGATAATGATGAGCTGCGGCTTGTAGGCGTTGAGCGCTTCGTAATCCGGCTCGAACAGCGTACCGGCAGGTTTTGTCGTTTTGAAATATTCGTCCAAATAAGGCAGCAGGTTTTTGTCGATGGACAGACCGGTTTTCACGCCCAATTTGTTTAAAGTGTCGAGCATACCCAAATCGTAAACGGCGATACGTTCGGGATTTTGCGGCACTTTCGCGTCACCACGCGTCGTTTTGACGGTCAAGCCCGCGCCTTCGGTTTGGGCGGCGGAAGCGGTTTGGGCGTTTTGGTTTGAAGCGGAATCTTTCGGCGAACACGCACCCAAAGCAAGGGCGCAGCATACGGCTAAAGCAGTCAGACGTAACATGGATTCTCCAAGCAGATATAAAACGAAAATATGGAAAAGGCCGTTTGAACAAGAAAATTTAAAGGCTTCCAATCAGAAAGCCGAACGTTCAGACGACCTTTACGGTTTGATGTTACCAAATTAACCAATAACAATTATCGTTTATTTTATTAGATATAAAAGAGGCTGTCCATCGGTCTTTAAATGCGGTTGTCGGTCATCTCTCCGCCATCATTCATCAAACCACCAATCCCAACCTTTTCCCCAATGCCAAAATCGCCCTTTTGTTCGACAGGGAGAACACTTTTTCCGCCGCTTCTTCAATACCGAACCATCCGTAAGCGACGTGTTCGTCGGACTGCAAAACAATCGCCGTATCGCGCGGGATTTCGGCGGAAAAGATGTGTTCGCGGTTTTCAAACACGCCTTTCGGATAGCGGTGCCGCCAGTGGTGGTAGATTTCATAAACCGTGCTGTCGTGCCAGTTGCAGAGCTGTCCGTCTGCAAGGCGGATGCCGGTTTCCTCCCAAACTTCGCGTTTGGCGGTTTCCTCTATGGTTTCGTCCGGCTCGATGCTGCCGGTTACCGACTGCCAAAAACCTGGCGGCGAAGTGCGTTCGATTAAAAGGATATTGCCGTCAGCATCATGCAGGACAACCAGCGCGGACACGGGATACTTCAAGGGCTTTGCCATCAATCGTCTCTGCCGGAATCCATCGCGGGATCGGATTTGGTATCGCTGCGCGCCTGCATTCCCGCCTTAATCATGGCGATGCTGCTCGGTGCCTGGCTTTCGTTCAGGATGCGGACTTCGCGCTGCGGATAAGGGAACTCGATACCGTGTTCGTTAAACTGCCGCCAAATATCCAGAAAAATCGCCGATTGTAGCGCGGCAAAACCGTTTTCCGGGTCTTTCACCCAATACGTCGCGCGCAAATCGATACCGTTGTCGCCAAAGTTGGTGACTACCGCCAAAGGCGCGGGATTATTGGAAACACGCGGCTGCGCGGCGGCTGCACTTTTAATGATGTCGAGCGCCTTAATCAAATCGGAATGATAGGCAACCTGTATATTGAACGCCTGCTGCAATTCGCGGCTGGTATAGGATTCGTTGACCACCATCGAGGTAACGAACGTCTCGTTCGGAATCAGCGCCTCCGTACCGTTGGCATTGCGCAGCACGACGAAACGCGAGGTGATTTTGGTGACATAGCCGGTAAAGTTGTTGACCGTCAGACGGTCGTTCATGCGGATGGAGCGGTCGCCCAAAATGATGAAGCCCGAAATATAGTTGCTCGCCACTTTTTGCAGGCCGAAACCGATACCGACACCCAACGCACCGCCGAACACCGACAATACCGTCAAATCAATCCCCACCAGAGGCAGCGCAATCAAGACCGCCAACACCATCATCACCGTTTTGACGACTTTGGACAAAATCATGCTCAGATTGGTATCCAAGCTACTCTTCTCCAAATGTCCGCCGATAACTCGAGCCAGCCATGACGCGCCTATCATCAGGAGGCCGACCCACAAAATCCCGTTCAGAATCGTCAGCAGGCTGAGCCTGCCCGAACCAACCGAGAAACTGATGCCGTCCAGTACCTCCAAAATCTTATCGTCCAAACCCGACAGCCAAAGCACGAACCCTATCCACAAAACCATAGACACCGCCCGCTCCAGCCAGTCGGTCAGTTTGTTTTGCGGCAAAGCGGCATGAACCACCGCCACGCTGACCCGAATCAGAATCATCCAGCGCGCCGCCAAAATCAGCAGATGCAGCCATACCGCGCGAAATTCCGTCAGATTACAGACAAACAAAGCCGCCGCGCTGAAAATCATCATCAGTACCGGCCACAAAATCCTTCTGCCGATATGCCGCAAAAGCGCGAAGCTGCCGTGTTCTGAGAAGAAATAACGGTCGTTGAGGCGGTTTGACAGCCAAAACGCCGCCACCATCAGCATCAAGACACCGACCAGCTCTATCCAGCCCGAAACCTGTCCGAAGTTGCGCTCCACCAAGCTCGATGTAAACGCCTGACGCGCAAACAAATCATGCAAAATACTGTCCATCCGCCCTGTTTTTTATTAAAAATCAAAGCTGAGATTATATAGCAGCCATTAAATTCCGCCACATCCGTTTACCCCCGGGGTCGTCTGAAAAACATCGCAGCTTCCAATCAAGTATGAGCCATTCCGCAGCCCTACCCTCCTTAACGCCAAACAAATTCAAAGCCGCTTCAAGCAGATAGCCGAAACCGTCCGGCTTTACCCTTGCCAAAGCCGGACAAGAAAACTATAATCCCAAACTTCTCGAGTCGGAGTGTGGCGCAGTCTGGTAGCGCACTTGCATGGGGTGCAAGGGGTCGAAGGTTCGAATCCTTTCACTCCGACCAAAGATTCAACAGCCCGGTCATTTTTGACCGGGCTGTTTTTTTGTCTTTACCTATCTCAAATTTTATATTTCAAGCGTTTCAATCAATCAAAAGGTCGTCTGAAAACCCCGAATCCGAGTTTTCAGACGACCTTTTTATTATCCGCAAAGCTTACAGATAGAATTTTTCAACCACTTTCAAATTATCATCCAATTTGTACACCAGCGGCTGACCGGTCGGAATTTCCAAGCCCATGATGTCTTCGTCAGAAATGCCTTCGATGTGTTTGGCCAATGCGCGCAGGGAGTTGCCGTGGGCGGCGACCAAGACGCGTTTGCCGCTCAGAAGCGCGGGGGCGATTTGGTCTTCCCAGAACGGCAATACGCGCTCCAAAGTAACTTTCAGGTTTTCGCCGTCGGGGATAACATCGGCGGGCAGGTTGGCATAGCGGCGGTCGTTGTGCGCGGAGAACGGGTCTTTCGGATCGAGCAGCGGCGGCAGGGTGTCGTAGCTGCGGCGCCAGATGTGGACTTGCTCGTCGCCGTATTTTTCGGCGGTTTGTTTTTTGTCCAAACCTTGCAGTTGGCCGTAGTGGCGTTCGTTCAGCCTCCAGCTTTTGATTTGCGGCACGAACAGTTGGTTGGATTCTTCCAAAACGATGTTGCAGGTTTTAATCGCGCGGGTCAGGACGGAAGTGAAGGCGATGTCGAACTCGTAGCCTTTTTCCTTCAGTTTTTTACCGGCGGCGGCAGCTTCGGCAAGCCCCTGCTCGCTCAGTTTCACATCGCGCCAGCCTGTAAACAGGTTTTTCGCGTTCCATTCGCTTTGTCCGTGACGGATAAATACCAATTCCATGTCGTATGCTCCAATTTGAGGTCGGTAGAAGGGGCTATTTATAACATATTTCGGCTGCTTCTGCAGTCGGGGCAGGGCGATGCTTGTTCTTTATCAAGACTTGCGGCGTATTGTTTTATAGTGGATTAACTTTAAACCAGTACGGCGTTGCCTCGCCTTAGCTCAAAGAGAACGATTCTCTAAGGTGCTGAAGCACCAAGTGAATCGGTTCCGTCCTATCTGTACTGTCTGCGGCTTCGTCGCCTTGTCCTGATTTAAAGTTAATCCACTATACCGTCCATTCCCCCTACCCTTGCAGTCGTAATGCCTCCAAACAAATTAAAGGTCGTCTGAAAACCCTGTTTCAAGTTTTCAGACGACCTTTTTCAACCTACCATCAAGTCATTAGGATTCGACGGGGATGATGCCGATTTTTGCCTGCCATTTGCGCGGGGCGGTGGCGTGGATGGATTCGCCTTTGCTGTCCACGGCGACGGTTACGGGCATGTCTTTGACTTCAAACTCGTAAACCGCTTCCATGCCCAATTCGGGGAACGCCAAGACTTTGGAGGATTTGATGGCTTTTGCCACGAGGTATGCCGCACCGCCGACTGCCATGAGGTACACGGCTTTGTTGTCGGCGATGGCTTCGCAGGTGGCTGCGCCGCGCTCGGATTTGCCGATCATGCCCAAGAGGCCGGTTTGTTCGAGCATTTGGCGGGTGAATTTGTCCATACGGGTGGCAGTGGTCGGACCTGCGGGACCGACGACTTCGTCGCCGACAGGATCGACGGGGCCGACGTAGTAAATCAGGCGGTTGGTGAAATCGACGGGCAACTCTTCGCCTTTGTCGAGCATATCGACGAGGCGTTTGTGCGCGGCATCGCGGCCGGTGAGGATTTTGCCGTTCAGCAGCAATACGTCGCCGGTTTTCCAGCTGGCAACTTCTTCTTTGGTCAGTTTATCGACATCGATGCGTTTGCCGTTGTCGGGGCTGTAAGTCAAATCGGGCCAGTCTTCAACGCGCGGCGGGGTCAGTTCGACCGGGCCTGAGCCGTCCAATTCGAATTCAACGTGGCGGGTGGCGGCGCAGTTCGGAATCATGGCAATCGGTTTGGAAGCGGCATGGGTCGGGTAATCGAGGATTTTGACGTCCAACACGGTGGTCAGTCCGCCCAAACCTTGTGCGCCGATGCCCAACGCGTTGACTTTTTCAAAGAGCTCGAGGCGCAGGGATTCGGTGGCGGACAATTCCGCACCGGACGCGGCTTTTTCCTGCAACTCTTGAATGTCGATGTGGCTCATCAGGGATTCTTTCGCCATCAACACGGCTTTTTCGGGCGTACCGCCGATACCGATGCCCAAAATGCCGGGAGGACACCAGCCCGCGCCCATGGTCGGGATGGTTTTCAATACCCAATCGACGATGTTGTCGGAAGGATTGAGCATGGCGAGTTTGGATTTGTTTTCAGAGCCGCCGCCTTTTGCCGCGCAGGTTACTTCGACTTTGTCGCCCGGTACGATGCTCATGTGGATGACGGCGGGGGTGTTGTCTTTGGTGTTTTGGCGTTTGCCGGCCGGGTCGGCGAGGACGGACGCGCGTAGGGTGTTGCCTTCCCAAGTGTAGGCGCGGCGCACGCCTTCGTTAACCATCTCTTCCACGCTCATGTCCGCATCCCATTGGACGTTCATGCCGACTTTGAGGAAGACGGTTGCGATACCGGTGTCTTGACAGATGGGGCGGTTGTTTTCCGCACACATACGGCTGTTGACCAAAATCTGCGTCATCGCGTCTTTGGCGGCGGGATTTTCTTCCTTCTGCCACGCCTTATAGAGCGCGTCGATGTAGTCTTTCGGATGGTAATAGCTGATGAATTGGAAGGCATCGCAGATACTTTGGATAAAGTCTTCTTGCTTGATGACGGTCATGATTGTGTTCCTTTTCATATGGTAGGGAAGGTTTGTTAGCTTTTTTATAGAGGCCGTTTTTCAGACGACCTTAATCAGTGTAATAGTGCTGTCAATCGATATGAGGCGACAATATGATTTTTATAATTTATTGATTTTCATAAAACTTAATAACCTATCATTTCACTCGGATGATGATAACGGATATTGTCGGCAATATTTACCAGTAGAAATAAAACTACAATTAATCTGTCCACTAAAATTCCCAAGGGTCGTCTGAAAAGGCTGAATTCACCGCTGTAATGAACCCTACTAATAACATGAATTTAAAAAGAAACAATTACTTTTCAGACGACCTGTCTTTCTTTTTTCAACCATACACAAATGTAAAAGCCGTGTCATTCTACCCACGATGATTTTTGACGGAAGTCAAACTTAGCCGTTTTTATGAAATTTTATAACACAATTTGCATTTACTTACATTTCGCAAATTTATCCAATAAATACATAGATATATGCTTTTATATCAAACACTTAATAATGATATTTACTCGTATTTCAAAACGGTTTTTAGCAATTATTCCTTTATCGTAAGTTTATTTTATCTTACAAAATAACAAGATGGCACAAAGGTCGTCTGAAAACCGCTGTTTTTTGTTCACAATCCGCCCCCACCCTGCCTTTACGACTCCGCCATCATCAAAAAAACCAAATTCTGATACACTAATAAAAGACAGTCAGACGTTGATTTATAAGACGTTTCCTGAAAAATATCTGCATTTTAAAAATTTGTAATAAAAATACACACATCCGATTTCCCCTATCCCATTCCACAGGACACTACCATGAGTGAAAACTTGTTAACCCTGACCATAGACGGCCACGAGGTCAAGGCCTCCGCCGACTCGTCAATTATTCAGGCCTATGCCCGTGCCGGCAGCGCGATTACCGCCAACGTCGGCTGTATGGGACAAGGCGTGTGCGGTTCGTGCCGCTGCATGATCCGCAAGGAAGGCGAGCGCGAGGTAACGACTGCGTTGGCGT
The DNA window shown above is from Neisseria sicca and carries:
- a CDS encoding mechanosensitive ion channel family protein, producing MDSILHDLFARQAFTSSLVERNFGQVSGWIELVGVLMLMVAAFWLSNRLNDRYFFSEHGSFALLRHIGRRILWPVLMMIFSAAALFVCNLTEFRAVWLHLLILAARWMILIRVSVAVVHAALPQNKLTDWLERAVSMVLWIGFVLWLSGLDDKILEVLDGISFSVGSGRLSLLTILNGILWVGLLMIGASWLARVIGGHLEKSSLDTNLSMILSKVVKTVMMVLAVLIALPLVGIDLTVLSVFGGALGVGIGFGLQKVASNYISGFIILGDRSIRMNDRLTVNNFTGYVTKITSRFVVLRNANGTEALIPNETFVTSMVVNESYTSRELQQAFNIQVAYHSDLIKALDIIKSAAAAQPRVSNNPAPLAVVTNFGDNGIDLRATYWVKDPENGFAALQSAIFLDIWRQFNEHGIEFPYPQREVRILNESQAPSSIAMIKAGMQARSDTKSDPAMDSGRDD
- the cysI gene encoding assimilatory sulfite reductase (NADPH) hemoprotein subunit translates to MTTTADPRAKLPDTPLSGNEALKDRSDYLHGTIKDDLTDDFTGGFTADNFQLIRFHGMYEQDNRDIRAERTDQKLEPLKNMMLRCRLPGGIITPAQWLGIDEFAGDHTIYGSIRLTNRQTFQYHGILKTDLKLAHQSLHKLGLDSIATASDVNRNVLCTSNPVQSPLHQEAYEWAKRISMHLLPRTMAYADVWLDGEKVFTTEPTEPRNKEIADDVEPILGKTYLPRKFKTAVVIPPDNDVDIHSNDLGFVAIEENGRLVGFNVLVGGGLSSEHGNTKTYPNTSYEFGFVPLEYTLNAAEAVVSTQRDWGNRSDRKAARTRYTLQRVGVEVFKEEVEKRMGIKFQPIRPYSFTHRGDHIGWVKGLEGNWHLTLFIENGRLLDYPGRPLKTGVREIAKIHPGDFRLTANQNLVVANVPPELKDTIDKIAKEHGLISKSITIQRENSMACVALPTCPLAMAEAERFLPSFSDKIDEMFAKYGLEDEYIVLRVTGCPNGCGRAMLAEIGLVGKAVGRYNLYAGGNREGTRIPRLFKENITEPEILEIVDGWVGNWAQNRLDDEGFGDFAVRTGIVKPVLDPPRDFWA
- a CDS encoding siderophore ABC transporter substrate-binding protein, with amino-acid sequence MLRLTALAVCCALALGACSPKDSASNQNAQTASAAQTEGAGLTVKTTRGDAKVPQNPERIAVYDLGMLDTLNKLGVKTGLSIDKNLLPYLDEYFKTTKPAGTLFEPDYEALNAYKPQLIIIGSRAAKAFDKLNAIAPTIEMTADTANLKDSAKERIDALAQIFGKQAEADKLKAEIDASFEAAKAAAQGKGKGLVILVNGGKLSAFGPSSRLGGWLHKDIGVPAVDEAIKEGSHGQPVSFEYLKEKNPDWLFVLDRGAAIGEEGQAAKDVLNNPLVAETTAWKKGQVVYLVPETYLAAGGAQELLNASKQVTDAFKAAK
- a CDS encoding Maf family protein, translated to MQTLYLASGSPRRREILENLGYQIRRISTDIDETPFPDENAADYVQRMANEKNAAAVAQWFAQHDTPPEFPILTADTTVAYQNHILGKPETQEHAAAMLGQLSGQTHQVLTAVCVYWQGETRSVLQTSDVRFKTLSPDEILAYIQSGEPMDKAGAYGIQGLGGVFVEYLQGSFTGVMGLPVYETIGLLKQFDLSVPL
- a CDS encoding 2,3-diphosphoglycerate-dependent phosphoglycerate mutase produces the protein MELVFIRHGQSEWNAKNLFTGWRDVKLSEQGLAEAAAAGKKLKEKGYEFDIAFTSVLTRAIKTCNIVLEESNQLFVPQIKSWRLNERHYGQLQGLDKKQTAEKYGDEQVHIWRRSYDTLPPLLDPKDPFSAHNDRRYANLPADVIPDGENLKVTLERVLPFWEDQIAPALLSGKRVLVAAHGNSLRALAKHIEGISDEDIMGLEIPTGQPLVYKLDDNLKVVEKFYL
- a CDS encoding IS5 family transposase → MSTFFQQTAQAMIAKHIDRFPLLKLDQVIDWQPIEQYLNRQRTRYLRDHRGRPAYPLLSMFKAVLLGQWHSLSDPELEHSLITRIDFNLFCRFDELSIPDYSTLCRYRNWLAQDDTLSELLELINRQLAEKNLKVEKASAAVIDATIIQTAGSKQRQAIEVDEEGQVSGQTTPSKDKDARWTKKNGLYRLGYKQHTRTDEEGYIGKLQITPANVHECNHLSSLLEGIAEGTTVYADKGYDSKENRQHLKEHQLLDGIMRKAHRNRPLTEAQTKRNRYLSKTRYVVEQSFGMLHRKFRYARAAYFGLCKVSAQSHLKAICLNLLKAANRLSVPVAA
- a CDS encoding fumarate hydratase gives rise to the protein MTVIKQEDFIQSICDAFQFISYYHPKDYIDALYKAWQKEENPAAKDAMTQILVNSRMCAENNRPICQDTGIATVFLKVGMNVQWDADMSVEEMVNEGVRRAYTWEGNTLRASVLADPAGKRQNTKDNTPAVIHMSIVPGDKVEVTCAAKGGGSENKSKLAMLNPSDNIVDWVLKTIPTMGAGWCPPGILGIGIGGTPEKAVLMAKESLMSHIDIQELQEKAASGAELSATESLRLELFEKVNALGIGAQGLGGLTTVLDVKILDYPTHAASKPIAMIPNCAATRHVEFELDGSGPVELTPPRVEDWPDLTYSPDNGKRIDVDKLTKEEVASWKTGDVLLLNGKILTGRDAAHKRLVDMLDKGEELPVDFTNRLIYYVGPVDPVGDEVVGPAGPTTATRMDKFTRQMLEQTGLLGMIGKSERGAATCEAIADNKAVYLMAVGGAAYLVAKAIKSSKVLAFPELGMEAVYEFEVKDMPVTVAVDSKGESIHATAPRKWQAKIGIIPVES
- the nudB gene encoding dihydroneopterin triphosphate diphosphatase, whose protein sequence is MAKPLKYPVSALVVLHDADGNILLIERTSPPGFWQSVTGSIEPDETIEETAKREVWEETGIRLADGQLCNWHDSTVYEIYHHWRHRYPKGVFENREHIFSAEIPRDTAIVLQSDEHVAYGWFGIEEAAEKVFSLSNKRAILALGKRLGLVV
- the hemA gene encoding glutamyl-tRNA reductase, translated to MQLTAVGLNHQTAPLSIREKLAFTAASLPEAVRNLARSKAAKEAVILSTCNRTELYCVGETEQIIEWLAQYHNLPAEEIRPYLYTLDNNETIRHAFRVACGLDSMVLGEPQILGQIKDAVRVAQEQESINTNLNALFQKTFAVAKEVRTDTAVGENSVSMASASVKLAEQIFPDIGDLNVLFIGAGEMIELVATYFAAKSPKLITVANRTLPRAQELCDKLGLNAEPCLLTELPDILHEYDVVVSSTASQLPLVGKGMVERALRLRLNMPMFLLDLAVPRDIEAEVGELGDAYLYTVDDMMGIVQNGKEARQKAAAEAEAMVEKKVGEFVRQQQSRQSVPLIRALRDEGERARRQVLENAMKQLAKGASAEEVLERLSIQLTNKLLHSPTQTLNKAGSENSNLVDAVAQIYQLDQHD